TTTACAGGTAAATTTATCAATGAGGCCGTGTTCAACGAAATTATTGATACTTTAGATATGGACCGCGATGAGTTAAACAGCTTCGCAGACGAAATATTCGACCGTTTTAGAAATCCATTTATTATTCATAACTTATCAAGTATAGCCTTAAACTCAATCTCTAAATTTAAAGTAAGAGTATTGCCAAGTTTATTGGGCTATGTAGATGTTAACGGTAAATTGCCAACTAACTTAACATTTGCTTTTGCTTGCTTGATAAGATTCTATAAAGGTACTTGGAATGGCGAAAGTTTACCAGTACAGGATAGCGAGGATATTGTTGCCAACTTTGCAAAAATTTGGGAATCCAACGACTACCAAAAAGTAGCAAAAGAGGTGTTAAGTACAGAAGCGTATTGGGGCGAAGATTTAACAAAAGTTGAAAATTTAACTGATGCAGTAGCCTTAGCTCTAAAAGAAATAGAAGCTAATGGCATAGAGGAAGGTTTTGCAAATTATAGCAAAACATACTAAAAATTATAAATTAAAATATAAATCCAATTAGTAAGGATGCAAAAGAAACTTATAAAAGTAAATTCGTCAGACAACGTTGCCGTTGCTTTGGTTAATTTAAAGGCAGGAGAGGTTATACCTTTTGAAGGAGAAGACATTAAGGTTCTTTCAGATGTTAAATCGAAGCACAAAATAGCTTTAGAAAAATTTGAATCTGGAGACCGAATTATAATGTATGGCGTTTTGGTGGGTTCCGCCAATGGCGTTATTGAAAAAGGCGATGTTTTAACCGTGAGTAACGTAAAGCATCAAAGTGAAAAGGTTTTTGGTAAAACAGAATCCTTCACTTGGACACCACCTAACGTAGAAAAGTGGAAAGACAGAACTTTTATGGGTTACCATAGAGAAGATGGCCAAGTAGGAACAGAAAATGTTTGGTTGTTTTTCCCTTTGGTGTTTTGCGAAAACCGAAATATTGAAAAGCTCAAGGAAATATTTGAAAAGGAACTTTTAAAGAAAAAAGTTAATCCGCACCAAATGTTGTTGCGTTCTCTGGTAAGTGGAGGCGATGAGGTTGAAACAGTTGAAGAATCAACCGATGTTTTCGATAATTTAGATGTTAAGTTCATCACGCATCCTGGTGGCTGTGGCGGTATCCGTCAAGATTCAGAAAGTTTGGCTAAGTTGTTAGCAGGTTATGTGAATAACCCTAATGTTGCAGGAGCGACTGTTTTGAGTTTGGGATGCCAAAACTTACAAATAAGTATTTTTAAAGAGGCCTTAGATGCCATTAATCCTGATTTAAATAAGCCTGTTTTAATTTATGAACAGCAACAAATGGGAACGGTAGACGAAATGTTATCGGCCATTGTTAAAGATTCATTTTTAGCAATGAAGGAAGCCAATAACATACAACGTAAGCCAGCTCCACTTTCTAAATTACGAGTAGGTTTAGAATGTGGCGGATCTGATGGTTTTTCAGGTATTTCTGCTAACCCAACGTTGGGAGCTGTTTCAGATTTATTGGTAGCACTCAATGGCACGGCTGTTTTAGCTGAATTCCCAGAGTTATGTGGTGTTGAGCAAGAATTGGTTAACCGATGTGTTGATGACGAGGATGGAGAGAAGTTTTTAGAGTTGATGAAAGCCTACGAAAAATCGGTTGTTGATGCGGGTTCTGGGTTTGACATGAATCCTTCACCAGGAAACATTAAAGATGGCTTGATTACCGATGCTATGAAATCGGCAGGAGCTGCTAAAAAAGGCGGAACCTCACCTGTGGTGAGTGTTTTAGACTATGGTGAGTATATACACGAACCTGGATTAAACCTATTGTGTACACCAGGTAATGATGTAGAAAGTACAACAGGTTTGGTTGGCTCTGGAGCTAATGTGGTATTGTTTACAACTGGTTTGGGAACGCCAACAGGAAATCCAATTGCACCTATAATAAAGGTGTCTTCAAATACCGAGTTAAAGGAGAAAATGTCTGATATTATAGATATTGAAACCGGAGCGGTAATTAGAGGAGAAAAAACAATTGAAGAGATGGCAGAACAAATGTTAGACTTTATTATTGAAGTAGCAAGTGGACGTATACAAACAAAAGCAAAACTGTTAAATCAAAACGATTTTATTCCGTGGAGACGCGGTGTTTCGCTATAAAAATAAAAAAGCCAAGATTTTTAAATCTTGGCTTTTTTATTCATTTTATATCTTAAAAAGATTAACTAATCTCTGCCGTTGTATTTATGAGTGAAGATTTACGAACCATCAATTCAGGACTCAAAACAACGTGTTTTACAGACTTTACTTTGTTGCCGTTGTTCACTTCTTCTAAAAACACTTTAGCAGCTATTCTTCCCATTTCTGTGGGAGATTGATCAACTGAAGTTATAGAAAGTTCCATGAATTTTGTAAAAGGTTCATTACTAAACCCTACTACGCTGATATCTTCGGGTATTTTCAATCCTTGTTCAATTATTTCTTGTATAGCACCGAGTGCAGAAAAATCACTGACAGAAAAAATGGCATCTGGAGGGTTTTTCATAGCCAAAAGTTTTTGGGTTACTTTTTGTCCATCAGGTACTTTACTGTAACATTCAATCACCAAATTTTCGTCAAACTCCAAACCATTATCAATTATAGCCTGCTTATAGCCAAGGTATCGGTTTTTAAAAATTTCCATATCCCTATTATTCGATAGGTGAGCAATCCGTCTTTTGCCTTGATCTATCAAGTGCTGTGTAGCATCATAAGCACCTTTGAAATCGTTTATAACTATAGAGCTCACCCCTTTAATATCTTTTTTTCTATCAAAAAATATGAGGGGTACGTTTTTTTTAATCAAGTTTTCAAAAACACTATTTTCCTCAGCATTGATGTCTTTAGCTTTTATGGCATCATCAGCATCGTTAGCATCGTTAGCATTAGAGATAGACATTAGTACACCATCTACTTGAGCATTTAACAATGAATTGATATTGGCAAGTTCAAGACTTTTTTGGTCGTGGGTTTGACAGATAATAACATGATAGCCTTCTGGGTGAAGCTCTTCTTCGATACCTCGAATAACAGAAGCGAAAAAATTAGAGTCAATACGAGGAACAACAACACCAACATTATAACTTTTGCCACTTTTTAATGCCTGAGCTAGCCTATTTTGCTCATAATTCATTTTTGCGGCTGTTTTTAATACAAGTTCCCTGGTAGTTTCACTTATTTTAGGATTGTTGTTTAATGCCCTAGAGACCGTTGCAGCGGTGATATTGAGCTTTTTTGCAATATCATAAATGGTGGTTTTTTTACTCATATACTATTAAATAATGATGCTAATGTACGTTTAAAAAACAAAACAAATTATGTTCATGATTGGAACTTGTTACTTCTGTTAAGTAATCGATTACATAAATATAGTATTTTAATTTAAATAACCACAAAAAGTATATTAATTTTGTTACCTAAACAGGACGTATAAGATTGTTTTCAAAAATCACACAGTGTTATACAACCCCAAAAAGTGTTTTGAAACGACAATATTAAAAATTTAACATTAATTAGTTTTATTCAAAAATATAATTCATTAATATTGTGTAATCGATTGCATTTCAACAATGCAGTGAAGAATACTAAACTAAATAAAGATTTTTATGAAAAAATTAAAAGGACTTTTAATCCTCACTTTAGGGTTATTGGTTTTGGGCTCATGCAGCAGTGACAGTGATGCCGTAGATGAAACAAAAGATGTAAAGGTATCTACTATTGTAATTAACGGTAGTGACATAACTAACGGTTTAGCAAAACAATTTACTGTAGCAGTGTTACCAAGCAATGCAACTGATAGAACGGTTACATGGAGTGTTTCAAATGAAACTATTGCTACCATATCTAATACTGGCATATTAACACCTCTCGATAATGGCACCGTTCAAGTAATTGCAGAAGCTAACGATGGTTCTGGTGTAAGTGATGAAAAGACAGTAAACATTTCTGGCTTATCTGGTCCTGTTGTGCTTGTTGAAAGTATATCGATAACTGGTGGTACCGAAATTACCGATGGACAACCATTACAGCTCTCAGCCGAAGTACTGCCAACAGATGCCACCAACAAAGTTGTGGTTTGGTCGGTTTCAGATGAGACTGTTGCTAGCATAACTAGTGAAGGGTTGGTCAACCCTAAGAAAAATGGAACGGTTAAAGTAACTGCTACCTCAATTGATGGTAGTAATGTTAAAGGAGAAATCAATATAGAAATCTCTGGAATTTCAATAACAATACCAAAAGCCGAAAACGTATTGTTATTTCAACGAAACAACGGTGGTTGGTCAAAATATCATAACGATTTTTCTGGATATGACAGAACTCAAACTTCTGCAGATTTACAAGAGGCAGCAAAAAAAGATGCGATAGACACAACTATTGATAATAACCATACTATAGGAGAAATTAGAATTTTATTAAGCGCCTACCAAGCATCTGGTAACCAGGAATATTTGGATGCTGCCATTAGAGGTGTTGATTACCTTTTTGAAGCACAGTATGATAATGGCGGTTGGCCTCAATATTATCCAGATACAAGTGGATATCGTTCAAGAATAACCTATAATGATAACGCTATGGTTAATGTTATGAACTTAATGCGTGATATTTTCTTAAAACAAAATAATTTGGAACTACTTGACGAAAGCTATGTAGCCAAAGCTCAAACAGCTTTTGATCAAGGTATTCAAGTTATTTTGGATACTCAAGTTACAATCAACGGAACAAAAGCAGCTTGGTGTGCACAGCACGATGAAGTTACTCTGGCCCCGAGGATGGCAAGATCATACGAGTTAGCTTCCAATAGCGGTTCCGAGTCAGTAGGTGTAGTTAGATTATTAATGACTTTAGAAAATCCATCATCGGAAGTGATTGATGCCGTTAACAGTGCTGTAGCTTGGTTTGAATCGGTGAAAATTGTTGGGTATGCTTTAAAGGATGTTACTGGAGATGAGTATGAAAACGGATATGATAAAATTTTGGTAGAATCACCAGGTAATGTGATGTGGGCTAGGTTTTACAGTTTAGATGATTATACCGGTTATTCATATAGTTCATATTTTGATTCGTTTGGAGCTAATGAACCATTTTTCTGTAGTAGAGATGGTATACCAAAAAAGACCATTGCAGAGATATCACATGAAAGAAGAAATGGTTATGCTTGGTATGGTAGTTGGGCAAAAAATTTAAATGCGGATCATAATGCTTGGAAAAGCAAGCATGGTATTTAAGTTTTACTTGAGTTAGTCATGAAAAAGGTCGCTGTTTAGGCGACCTTTTTTTATGACTATAATTATTTTTATATTTTCCAAGGGTTGCACAGGTATCAAAAATAGTTTTGAGGTTATACTTGTTTGCTTCTTTATCAGATAATTGATGCGACCAACTCACACGGTTTTCGGTAGAGTATCCTTCTCCATAGCAATTATACTCAGCAAAAAAAGCGGTCTTCTCATTTTCAGGGTTGCCCCAATTATGCCAGCCTTCTGGCCGTATGGCCTGAGGCATTTCGCAATTTATGAAAACAGATTTTGCGTAGTAGCGCCAAGGCCTACCCAGATACAATTTGGTTACGTCGCTAGCTGTGGTGATTTTACAATCTAAAAACACAAAACCAAACGCTTTGTGTTTTGGCGTGTTGGGAGCAGTTATATACGAATTCCTTTTACAGTGAATGGTGCAATTTTTAAAAACGGCTGTTGCAGGACCAAAAATGAAGTCGGTTGTTCCTTCAATATAACAATCTTCAAAAAGTTGTCGAGAAAATTCACCGCCATTATATATAGTGTCTTGGTGCCCTATAAATTTACAGTTCTTAAAAATAGCTTTGTCACCATCAACATGCAGGGCAACTGCTTGACCCATAGAACCAGCCGAGTTTTCAAAGGTGATATTTTCAGCTTTAAAACGGTTCCCTGAAATTTTAACGGTATACGAATTAAAGGTGCCAATATGTTTTCCGCGTCCAGCGTAATCGTTATATGTTATGATGGTTTTGTCTACACTTTCGCCAATAAAAGTCACATCAACGTTGTATCGGGGTAATTCCACTTTTTCAGTATAAACGCCTTTTTT
This genomic stretch from Flavobacteriaceae bacterium GSB9 harbors:
- a CDS encoding altronate dehydratase family protein; the protein is MQKKLIKVNSSDNVAVALVNLKAGEVIPFEGEDIKVLSDVKSKHKIALEKFESGDRIIMYGVLVGSANGVIEKGDVLTVSNVKHQSEKVFGKTESFTWTPPNVEKWKDRTFMGYHREDGQVGTENVWLFFPLVFCENRNIEKLKEIFEKELLKKKVNPHQMLLRSLVSGGDEVETVEESTDVFDNLDVKFITHPGGCGGIRQDSESLAKLLAGYVNNPNVAGATVLSLGCQNLQISIFKEALDAINPDLNKPVLIYEQQQMGTVDEMLSAIVKDSFLAMKEANNIQRKPAPLSKLRVGLECGGSDGFSGISANPTLGAVSDLLVALNGTAVLAEFPELCGVEQELVNRCVDDEDGEKFLELMKAYEKSVVDAGSGFDMNPSPGNIKDGLITDAMKSAGAAKKGGTSPVVSVLDYGEYIHEPGLNLLCTPGNDVESTTGLVGSGANVVLFTTGLGTPTGNPIAPIIKVSSNTELKEKMSDIIDIETGAVIRGEKTIEEMAEQMLDFIIEVASGRIQTKAKLLNQNDFIPWRRGVSL
- the pelA gene encoding pectate lyase, translated to MKKLKGLLILTLGLLVLGSCSSDSDAVDETKDVKVSTIVINGSDITNGLAKQFTVAVLPSNATDRTVTWSVSNETIATISNTGILTPLDNGTVQVIAEANDGSGVSDEKTVNISGLSGPVVLVESISITGGTEITDGQPLQLSAEVLPTDATNKVVVWSVSDETVASITSEGLVNPKKNGTVKVTATSIDGSNVKGEINIEISGISITIPKAENVLLFQRNNGGWSKYHNDFSGYDRTQTSADLQEAAKKDAIDTTIDNNHTIGEIRILLSAYQASGNQEYLDAAIRGVDYLFEAQYDNGGWPQYYPDTSGYRSRITYNDNAMVNVMNLMRDIFLKQNNLELLDESYVAKAQTAFDQGIQVILDTQVTINGTKAAWCAQHDEVTLAPRMARSYELASNSGSESVGVVRLLMTLENPSSEVIDAVNSAVAWFESVKIVGYALKDVTGDEYENGYDKILVESPGNVMWARFYSLDDYTGYSYSSYFDSFGANEPFFCSRDGIPKKTIAEISHERRNGYAWYGSWAKNLNADHNAWKSKHGI
- a CDS encoding LacI family transcriptional regulator, with product MSKKTTIYDIAKKLNITAATVSRALNNNPKISETTRELVLKTAAKMNYEQNRLAQALKSGKSYNVGVVVPRIDSNFFASVIRGIEEELHPEGYHVIICQTHDQKSLELANINSLLNAQVDGVLMSISNANDANDADDAIKAKDINAEENSVFENLIKKNVPLIFFDRKKDIKGVSSIVINDFKGAYDATQHLIDQGKRRIAHLSNNRDMEIFKNRYLGYKQAIIDNGLEFDENLVIECYSKVPDGQKVTQKLLAMKNPPDAIFSVSDFSALGAIQEIIEQGLKIPEDISVVGFSNEPFTKFMELSITSVDQSPTEMGRIAAKVFLEEVNNGNKVKSVKHVVLSPELMVRKSSLINTTAEIS
- a CDS encoding pectinesterase family protein — translated: MNKLLKIALILSVICTSQILSSQTSNPDKYKYDFVVAKDGSGDYKYIQDAIDATRVFPLKPITLFIKKGVYTEKVELPRYNVDVTFIGESVDKTIITYNDYAGRGKHIGTFNSYTVKISGNRFKAENITFENSAGSMGQAVALHVDGDKAIFKNCKFIGHQDTIYNGGEFSRQLFEDCYIEGTTDFIFGPATAVFKNCTIHCKRNSYITAPNTPKHKAFGFVFLDCKITTASDVTKLYLGRPWRYYAKSVFINCEMPQAIRPEGWHNWGNPENEKTAFFAEYNCYGEGYSTENRVSWSHQLSDKEANKYNLKTIFDTCATLGKYKNNYSHKKRSPKQRPFS